A stretch of Hydrogenothermus marinus DNA encodes these proteins:
- the rfaD gene encoding ADP-glyceromanno-heptose 6-epimerase, translated as MDKVNNILITGGAGFIGSNLALKLQQMYPESKILILDDFSSANFKNLKGFKGEVLACDVSTDELFYKVEETKIDLIFHLASITDTTVTDQELMMRKNVDGFKNILELAYDTEAVVVYASSASVYGNVKEHIPLKEDREKSPENIYAFSKYIMDNIAKDFSERTGIKAVGVRYFNVYGPREAHKGKFASMIYQLYLQMKQGKRPRIFKWGEQKRDFVYIKDVVEATILASKAPGTTVYNVGSGQARSFNEVIALLNKNLGTDFEPEYFDCPYDFYQEYTQADMTKIKEELGFVPKYDLEKGIKEYVDILENRIEETF; from the coding sequence TTGGATAAAGTAAATAATATTTTAATTACAGGTGGAGCAGGATTTATAGGTTCAAATCTGGCTTTAAAACTTCAACAGATGTACCCAGAAAGCAAAATCTTAATTTTAGATGATTTTTCAAGTGCAAATTTTAAAAATTTAAAAGGATTTAAAGGTGAAGTTTTAGCTTGTGATGTTTCAACAGATGAACTTTTTTATAAAGTGGAAGAAACAAAAATAGACCTTATTTTTCATTTAGCATCTATTACTGATACAACAGTTACAGATCAAGAATTAATGATGAGAAAAAATGTAGATGGATTTAAAAATATACTTGAACTTGCCTACGATACTGAAGCAGTAGTTGTTTATGCATCTTCTGCATCGGTTTATGGAAATGTAAAAGAACATATTCCTTTAAAAGAAGATAGAGAAAAATCTCCTGAAAATATTTATGCATTTTCAAAATATATTATGGATAATATAGCTAAGGATTTTTCTGAGCGAACAGGAATAAAAGCAGTAGGAGTTAGATATTTTAATGTTTATGGCCCAAGAGAAGCACATAAAGGTAAGTTTGCAAGCATGATATATCAGCTTTATCTTCAGATGAAACAAGGAAAAAGACCTAGAATTTTTAAATGGGGAGAACAAAAAAGAGATTTTGTTTATATAAAAGATGTTGTAGAAGCTACAATTTTAGCATCAAAAGCACCAGGTACTACTGTCTATAATGTAGGAAGTGGACAAGCAAGATCGTTTAATGAAGTTATTGCCCTTTTAAATAAAAACTTAGGTACAGATTTTGAGCCTGAATATTTTGATTGCCCTTATGATTTTTACCAAGAATATACACAAGCAGATATGACAAAAATAAAAGAAGAACTTGGATTTGTACCAAAATATGATTTAGAAAAAGGCATAAAAGAGTATGTAGATATTTTAGAAAATAGAATAGAGGAAACTTTTTAA
- the accB gene encoding acetyl-CoA carboxylase biotin carboxyl carrier protein has translation MDNLIKILDEIIKKIEGKNIEEVSIETEEGKIKVKQYIGPKEIVSENYPKVEVKEVITSETPKVEVQKEEKKYHVIKSPLVGTFYRSPSPGAPPFVEEGDIVSKGQVLCIIEALKVMNEIESDINGKIVKILVENGQPVDYGQELFYIEPK, from the coding sequence ATGGATAACCTTATAAAAATTTTAGATGAGATTATTAAAAAAATTGAAGGAAAAAATATAGAAGAAGTTTCTATTGAAACAGAAGAAGGCAAAATTAAAGTCAAACAATATATTGGACCTAAGGAAATAGTTTCAGAAAATTATCCAAAAGTAGAAGTTAAAGAAGTTATCACTTCAGAAACTCCAAAAGTAGAAGTTCAAAAAGAAGAAAAAAAGTATCATGTAATAAAATCTCCCCTGGTTGGGACATTTTATAGATCTCCATCTCCTGGAGCACCACCTTTTGTAGAAGAAGGGGATATAGTTTCTAAAGGACAAGTTCTTTGTATAATAGAAGCTTTAAAAGTAATGAATGAGATAGAAAGTGATATAAATGGAAAAATAGTTAAAATCTTAGTAGAAAATGGACAACCAGTAGATTATGGACAAGAGCTATTTTACATAGAACCAAAATAG
- the efp gene encoding elongation factor P, with protein sequence MGVKIGINQIKRDMFIVVDGQPYKVLGYEHVKPGKGQAFVRVKAKNMRTGNVNEITYKSSDSIELADFEQKQMAYSYFDGSSYWFIDATTGDMIPVDANIIGDDAKFLKEGMEVWIYLDKNQPIGIELPKAAVYEVVHTEPGFKGDTATNTLKPATLDTGAEIQVPLFINIGDKVKVDLRDKRYIERVNE encoded by the coding sequence ATGGGCGTTAAAATTGGAATTAACCAGATTAAAAGAGATATGTTTATTGTTGTTGATGGTCAACCTTATAAAGTGCTTGGATATGAACATGTAAAACCCGGGAAAGGACAAGCATTTGTTAGAGTAAAAGCTAAAAATATGAGAACAGGAAATGTAAATGAAATTACTTATAAATCTTCAGATTCTATAGAGCTTGCAGATTTTGAACAAAAACAGATGGCATACTCTTACTTTGATGGTAGTTCTTACTGGTTTATAGATGCTACTACAGGAGATATGATACCTGTTGATGCTAATATTATTGGAGATGATGCTAAATTCTTAAAAGAAGGTATGGAAGTTTGGATTTACCTTGATAAAAACCAACCAATTGGCATAGAACTTCCTAAAGCAGCAGTTTATGAAGTTGTGCATACTGAGCCTGGATTTAAAGGAGATACTGCTACAAACACATTAAAACCTGCAACCTTAGATACAGGAGCAGAAATACAAGTCCCATTATTTATTAATATTGGTGATAAAGTTAAAGTAGATTTAAGAGATAAAAGATATATAGAAAGGGTAAATGAATAA
- the tmk gene encoding dTMP kinase — protein MKGLFITFEGVEGAGKSTQAKMLYEYFNNKKIKAILTKEPGGTKTGLKIREILLSHTDEKFTGISELFLYEADRNLHIENVIKPNLEKGINVICDRFIDSTLAYQGYARGLNIELIKQLNNIATNGLKPNITFLIDIPVEEGLKRIKNERNIDRIEKEDIYFHKRLREGFLKIAEEEKERIFVIDGTKDKKEIFKNILNILEKKFTNYLI, from the coding sequence ATGAAAGGATTATTTATAACTTTTGAAGGGGTTGAAGGTGCTGGAAAATCTACTCAGGCAAAAATGCTTTATGAATATTTTAATAATAAAAAAATAAAAGCTATTTTAACAAAAGAACCTGGTGGAACAAAAACAGGATTAAAAATTAGAGAAATTCTTTTATCTCATACAGATGAAAAGTTTACAGGTATATCAGAGCTTTTTCTTTATGAGGCAGATAGAAATTTACATATTGAAAATGTAATAAAACCAAATCTTGAGAAAGGAATTAATGTAATATGTGATAGATTTATAGATTCAACTCTTGCTTATCAAGGTTATGCAAGAGGGCTAAATATAGAGCTTATAAAACAGTTAAATAATATTGCAACTAATGGTTTAAAACCAAACATTACATTTTTAATAGATATTCCTGTAGAGGAAGGATTAAAAAGAATAAAAAATGAAAGAAATATAGATAGAATTGAAAAAGAGGATATATATTTTCATAAAAGATTAAGAGAAGGTTTTTTAAAAATAGCAGAAGAAGAAAAAGAAAGAATATTTGTAATTGATGGTACAAAAGATAAAAAAGAAATTTTTAAAAATATTTTGAATATTTTGGAGAAAAAATTTACTAACTATTTAATATGA
- a CDS encoding IS1 family transposase yields MWTYIGNKNNDFWIWTVVFDKDYKYFEIGKRDEETFWKLLNQIPTAKEYHTDGYRVYENLRNRKKGKYNCTNWNEGLNSFLRSKLAMLQRKTKAYAKSIRALYRALALVFIRWNLLSTL; encoded by the coding sequence ATGTGGACATATATAGGAAATAAAAATAATGATTTTTGGATATGGACTGTAGTTTTTGACAAAGACTATAAATATTTTGAAATAGGGAAAAGAGATGAAGAGACATTTTGGAAATTATTAAATCAAATTCCTACAGCTAAAGAATATCATACAGATGGATATAGGGTTTATGAAAATTTGAGGAATAGAAAGAAAGGCAAATATAACTGTACTAATTGGAATGAAGGATTAAATTCGTTTTTAAGAAGTAAATTAGCTATGCTACAAAGAAAGACAAAAGCTTATGCAAAATCTATTAGAGCTTTATATAGGGCATTAGCCTTAGTTTTTATTAGATGGAATTTATTATCTACTCTTTAA
- a CDS encoding IS1/IS1595 family N-terminal zinc-binding domain-containing protein codes for MRCVYCNSEKIVKNGKSNQGKQRYLCKSCKRIFVENLERRHYPKKLKDMAIKLYIDRVSIAAISRSLEVPYETVRSWIRAAGELAIKKLEARKNILIKKNLTKQD; via the coding sequence ATGAGATGTGTTTACTGTAATTCAGAAAAAATAGTAAAAAATGGAAAATCAAATCAAGGAAAACAAAGATATTTATGTAAAAGTTGTAAAAGAATATTTGTAGAAAATCTAGAAAGAAGGCATTATCCAAAAAAATTAAAAGACATGGCTATTAAACTATATATAGATAGAGTATCTATAGCAGCAATATCTAGGTCTTTAGAAGTACCTTATGAAACCGTTAGAAGTTGGATAAGAGCAGCAGGAGAACTTGCAATCAAGAAGCTTGAAGCAAGAAAAAATATATTAATTAAAAAAAATTTAACAAAGCAGGATTAG
- the atpD gene encoding F0F1 ATP synthase subunit beta gives MAENNKGKIIQVIGPVVDVEFESGDLPEIKNSLKTIRKAIDDTGKEYEEELYLEVAQHLGERRVRTVAYGPTDGLVRGQEVENLGSPVKIPVGKPVLGRIFNVVGKPIDEAGPVEAEEHWPIFRPAPSFEDQATKVEIFETGIKVIDLLVPFIKGGKVGLFGGAGVGKTVLMQELIHNIAKFHSGYSVVVGVGERTREGNDLWMEMKESGVLPYTAMVYGQMNEPPGVRFRVAHTGLTIAEYFRDVENQDVLIFIDNIFRFVQAGAEVSTLLGRLPSAVGYQPTLGTDVGEVQERIASTKNGSITSIQAVYVPADDITDPAPASIFAHLDATIVLQRRLAELGIYPAIDPLESTSKALAPEYVGEEHYTVAREVQRILQRYKELQEIIAILGMEELSEEDKTIVYRARKLQRFLAQKFHVAEQFTGQPGDYVKREDTIRSFKEVVEGKWDHLPEQAFYMVADIEDAKRKAEEMAKKEA, from the coding sequence ATGGCTGAAAACAACAAAGGTAAAATTATACAGGTAATAGGACCTGTAGTAGATGTTGAATTTGAATCAGGAGATTTACCAGAAATAAAAAATTCTTTAAAAACAATTAGAAAAGCAATTGATGATACAGGAAAAGAATATGAAGAAGAACTTTATCTTGAAGTTGCTCAACATTTAGGAGAAAGAAGAGTAAGAACAGTTGCATATGGTCCAACTGATGGTCTTGTTAGAGGACAAGAAGTTGAAAATTTAGGTTCTCCTGTTAAAATACCTGTAGGTAAACCAGTTCTTGGAAGAATTTTCAACGTTGTTGGTAAACCTATTGATGAAGCAGGACCAGTAGAAGCTGAAGAACACTGGCCAATATTTAGACCTGCACCTTCTTTTGAAGATCAAGCAACAAAAGTTGAGATATTTGAGACAGGTATTAAAGTTATAGACTTACTTGTTCCATTTATAAAAGGTGGTAAAGTTGGATTATTTGGTGGTGCAGGTGTTGGAAAAACAGTTTTAATGCAAGAATTAATCCATAATATAGCAAAATTCCATTCTGGATATTCTGTAGTTGTTGGTGTTGGAGAAAGAACAAGAGAAGGTAATGATCTTTGGATGGAAATGAAAGAATCTGGAGTTCTTCCTTATACTGCTATGGTATATGGACAAATGAATGAGCCTCCAGGAGTTAGATTTAGAGTTGCTCATACAGGTTTAACAATAGCAGAATATTTTAGAGATGTTGAAAATCAAGATGTTCTTATATTTATAGATAATATCTTTAGATTTGTTCAAGCTGGTGCAGAGGTTTCTACACTCCTTGGAAGACTTCCTTCTGCAGTTGGTTATCAACCAACTCTTGGAACTGACGTTGGTGAAGTTCAAGAAAGAATTGCATCAACTAAAAATGGTTCTATTACATCTATTCAAGCAGTTTATGTACCTGCTGACGATATTACAGACCCAGCTCCAGCATCTATATTTGCACACTTAGATGCTACAATTGTTCTTCAAAGAAGACTTGCAGAACTTGGTATCTATCCTGCTATAGATCCTCTTGAATCAACATCTAAGGCTCTTGCACCTGAGTATGTTGGAGAAGAACATTACACAGTTGCAAGAGAAGTTCAAAGAATATTACAAAGATATAAAGAACTTCAAGAGATTATTGCAATTCTTGGTATGGAAGAACTCTCTGAAGAAGATAAAACTATTGTTTACAGAGCTAGAAAATTACAAAGATTCCTTGCTCAAAAATTCCACGTTGCAGAACAGTTTACAGGACAACCTGGTGATTACGTAAAAAGAGAAGATACAATTAGATCATTTAAAGAAGTTGTTGAAGGAAAATGGGATCATCTTCCTGAACAAGCTTTCTATATGGTTGCTGACATTGAAGATGCTAAAAGAAAAGCAGAAGAAATGGCTAAAAAAGAAGCTTAA
- a CDS encoding F0F1 ATP synthase subunit gamma — protein sequence MAKLSTRDIKRKIQGIKNTQRITKAMKAVSAAKLRKAQIQLQATRPYSEKLYELINDLGMHVDPEAHPLLRIREEKKVDYVVVTADRGLAGAFNSNVIKKVVKDVQHLEEEGKNVSLILFGRKAVQFFKNKGYNIIAEYEDIYRDNVNLTFTSKVGSILSERYIKEETDAIYIINNELITTATYETKVRKLFPIEPKIDLEKIDKMVQYNIEPTKEAVLENLLIQYIDFQLYRAMVESLTAEHAARMLAMDNATRNAGEAIRRWTIIFNKARQESITTELIDIVNAAEALK from the coding sequence ATGGCAAAACTCTCAACAAGGGATATAAAAAGGAAAATACAAGGTATTAAAAATACGCAAAGAATAACAAAAGCTATGAAAGCTGTATCTGCAGCTAAACTTAGAAAAGCTCAGATACAGCTCCAAGCTACAAGACCTTATTCTGAGAAACTTTATGAGCTTATAAATGATCTTGGAATGCATGTGGATCCTGAAGCACATCCTCTTTTAAGAATAAGAGAAGAAAAAAAAGTAGATTATGTAGTAGTAACAGCAGATAGAGGTCTTGCAGGAGCTTTTAACTCAAATGTTATAAAAAAAGTAGTTAAAGATGTTCAACATTTAGAAGAAGAAGGTAAAAATGTTAGTTTAATACTTTTTGGAAGAAAAGCAGTTCAATTTTTCAAAAATAAAGGATATAACATTATTGCTGAATATGAAGATATATATAGAGATAATGTAAACTTAACATTTACTTCAAAAGTTGGAAGTATTCTTTCAGAAAGATATATAAAAGAAGAAACTGATGCTATATATATAATTAACAATGAATTAATTACAACTGCTACTTATGAAACAAAAGTAAGAAAGTTATTCCCTATAGAACCTAAAATAGATTTAGAAAAAATAGATAAAATGGTTCAATATAATATTGAGCCAACTAAAGAAGCAGTATTAGAAAATCTTTTAATTCAGTATATAGACTTTCAACTTTATAGAGCAATGGTTGAATCTTTAACTGCAGAACATGCAGCAAGAATGCTTGCAATGGATAATGCAACAAGAAATGCAGGTGAAGCTATAAGAAGATGGACTATTATCTTTAATAAAGCAAGACAAGAATCTATTACAACTGAATTAATTGATATTGTTAACGCTGCAGAAGCTTTAAAGTAA
- the atpA gene encoding F0F1 ATP synthase subunit alpha, protein MTIRSEEIVESLKKQLEEFEATANLEEVGTVVQVGDGVAKVFGLEKAVMGEMLDFENGLTGVVFNLEEDSVGAVLLGDESLIKEGSTVKRTGKILEVPVGKGLVGRVVDGIGRPIDGKGELEDIAYYSPVEKIAPGVVKRKSVHEPLQTGIKAIDAMIPIGRGQRELIIGDRSTGKTTIAIDTILNQKGENVYCVYVAIGQKRGVVRQVVETLQKHGAMEYTTVVAATASDPATMQYIAPFVGCTIAEYFRDNGMHALVIYDDLTKHAYAYRQLSLLLRRPPGREAYPGDVFYLHSRLLERAAKLNDDLGAGSLTALPIIETQAGDVAAYVPTNVISITDGQIFLETDLFNKGIRPAINVGLSVSRVGGAAQIKAMKQVAGTLRLELAQFRELEAFVQFASELDKATQRQIARGQRMVELLKQPPNKPVPVEKQVAIIYAGVNGYLDDVPVEAIQKFEQEFYVFLDNEHPEILELIRTEKQLNDEIKAKLDEAIKEFKQKVAF, encoded by the coding sequence ATGACAATAAGAAGTGAAGAAATAGTAGAAAGCTTAAAAAAACAACTTGAAGAGTTTGAAGCTACTGCAAACTTAGAAGAAGTTGGAACAGTTGTTCAGGTTGGAGATGGTGTCGCTAAGGTTTTTGGTCTTGAAAAAGCAGTAATGGGTGAAATGCTTGATTTTGAAAATGGTTTAACTGGAGTTGTGTTTAACCTTGAAGAAGATAGTGTTGGAGCTGTTTTACTTGGAGATGAAAGTTTAATAAAAGAAGGTTCTACTGTAAAAAGAACTGGAAAAATATTAGAAGTTCCTGTAGGAAAGGGACTTGTAGGAAGAGTTGTTGATGGTATAGGAAGACCTATAGATGGAAAAGGAGAACTTGAAGATATAGCATATTATTCACCTGTTGAGAAAATTGCACCAGGTGTTGTAAAAAGAAAATCTGTTCATGAACCTCTTCAAACTGGTATTAAAGCAATAGATGCAATGATACCTATAGGAAGAGGACAAAGGGAATTAATTATTGGTGATAGATCTACAGGTAAAACAACAATTGCCATAGATACAATTCTTAACCAAAAAGGTGAAAATGTTTACTGTGTATATGTTGCAATAGGACAAAAAAGAGGGGTTGTAAGACAAGTTGTTGAAACTCTTCAAAAACATGGAGCAATGGAATATACAACTGTAGTAGCTGCTACAGCTTCAGATCCTGCAACTATGCAATACATAGCTCCATTCGTTGGTTGTACAATTGCTGAATACTTTAGAGATAATGGAATGCATGCACTTGTAATATATGATGATTTAACAAAGCATGCATATGCATATAGACAGTTATCACTTCTTTTAAGAAGACCTCCAGGAAGGGAAGCTTATCCTGGTGATGTTTTCTATCTTCATTCAAGACTTCTTGAAAGAGCAGCTAAACTTAATGACGATCTTGGAGCAGGCTCATTAACAGCACTTCCAATTATTGAAACTCAAGCAGGTGATGTTGCTGCTTATGTACCTACAAACGTTATATCTATTACTGATGGTCAGATATTCCTTGAAACAGATTTATTTAACAAAGGTATAAGACCTGCTATTAATGTTGGTCTTTCTGTATCAAGGGTTGGTGGTGCAGCTCAGATAAAAGCAATGAAACAAGTGGCTGGTACTTTAAGACTTGAACTTGCTCAGTTTAGAGAGCTTGAAGCCTTTGTTCAGTTTGCATCTGAACTTGACAAAGCTACTCAAAGACAGATTGCAAGAGGTCAAAGAATGGTTGAACTCCTAAAACAGCCACCAAATAAACCGGTACCAGTAGAAAAACAAGTAGCTATTATTTATGCAGGAGTTAATGGTTATCTTGATGATGTTCCTGTTGAAGCTATTCAAAAGTTTGAGCAAGAGTTTTATGTATTCTTAGATAATGAACATCCTGAGATATTAGAACTTATAAGAACTGAAAAACAATTAAATGATGAAATAAAAGCAAAACTTGATGAAGCTATAAAAGAATTCAAACAAAAAGTTGCTTTTTAA
- the atpH gene encoding ATP synthase F1 subunit delta: MKIDKKLLKRVVKVLLNKLPKEEAILLKAADDLELFQFLYKKNKDFRNFLLEPKLDVNKKLEFLDKFGKENNINETVLEAVKYITKVNRANLLKVLSKEFRFEIEKFFGTVKGEIITAYEIEEDEIKEVKDILEKKIGKKVEFEIKKDPSIIGGIVVKAGSYILDASIKSFLNKLAYNLTR; this comes from the coding sequence ATGAAGATAGATAAAAAGCTATTAAAAAGGGTTGTGAAAGTTCTTTTAAATAAACTTCCAAAAGAAGAAGCTATTTTATTAAAAGCAGCTGATGATTTAGAGCTTTTCCAATTTTTATACAAAAAAAATAAAGATTTTAGGAATTTTTTATTAGAGCCTAAATTAGATGTAAACAAAAAATTAGAATTTTTAGACAAATTTGGCAAAGAAAATAATATAAATGAAACTGTTTTAGAGGCTGTTAAATATATTACAAAAGTAAATAGAGCAAATCTTTTAAAAGTTTTATCAAAAGAATTTAGATTTGAAATAGAAAAATTCTTTGGGACTGTAAAAGGGGAAATAATTACTGCTTATGAGATAGAAGAAGATGAAATAAAAGAAGTAAAAGATATTTTAGAGAAAAAAATTGGTAAAAAAGTAGAGTTTGAAATTAAGAAAGATCCATCAATTATTGGTGGAATAGTAGTTAAAGCAGGAAGTTATATATTAGATGCTTCAATAAAATCATTTTTAAATAAACTTGCTTATAACTTAACAAGATAA
- a CDS encoding F0F1 ATP synthase subunit B family protein has protein sequence MRKALMFSLFIIGTSIASEGGADSAFIWKLINTIILFTLVFIIAKKYIVKYFSNRKKSIETMIEEAKKAKLESEKALQEAKQRLEEANIKYKENIKLAEETAKQEKEAIINEAKEIAERIKQQAQESVEIEVKKAKAKLKKYAAEKALEVSQQLVKQSINPEVNKQIVKRTIKQLEA, from the coding sequence ATGAGAAAAGCATTAATGTTTTCTTTATTTATAATTGGAACTTCTATAGCATCTGAGGGTGGTGCTGACTCAGCATTTATCTGGAAATTAATAAATACTATCATTCTATTTACATTAGTATTTATAATAGCTAAAAAATATATTGTTAAATACTTTTCTAATAGAAAAAAATCTATAGAAACAATGATTGAAGAAGCCAAAAAAGCAAAATTAGAAAGTGAAAAAGCATTACAAGAAGCTAAACAAAGATTAGAAGAAGCAAATATAAAGTATAAAGAAAATATAAAACTTGCAGAGGAAACTGCAAAACAAGAAAAAGAAGCAATAATAAATGAAGCAAAAGAAATTGCAGAAAGAATAAAACAACAAGCCCAAGAAAGTGTTGAGATAGAAGTGAAAAAAGCAAAAGCAAAACTTAAAAAATATGCAGCAGAAAAAGCCCTTGAAGTCTCTCAACAACTTGTAAAACAGTCTATTAATCCTGAAGTTAATAAACAAATAGTAAAAAGAACGATAAAACAACTGGAGGCATAA
- a CDS encoding ATP synthase F0 subunit B, with protein MEHIHVGVIPDITLFIQLFLFLIFMFVMKKIFFDPYLELYQERENTVSSLLAEAEKNNKEVEKILQEVEKLLNESKEEAKKIMEISKKEANELASSILKSATEEAEKLIEKEKQKIEKIVEEEKEKIDKVIEEISKEIVEKIIPKEKAA; from the coding sequence GTGGAGCATATTCATGTTGGTGTGATACCAGATATTACTTTGTTTATACAATTGTTTTTATTCTTAATATTTATGTTTGTAATGAAAAAAATATTTTTTGATCCTTATCTTGAATTATATCAAGAAAGAGAAAACACAGTTTCATCTTTATTAGCAGAAGCTGAAAAAAATAATAAAGAAGTAGAAAAAATTCTTCAAGAAGTGGAAAAATTACTAAATGAATCTAAGGAAGAAGCTAAAAAAATAATGGAAATTTCTAAAAAAGAAGCAAATGAACTTGCATCTAGTATTTTAAAATCTGCAACAGAAGAAGCTGAGAAACTTATAGAAAAAGAAAAACAAAAAATTGAAAAAATTGTAGAAGAAGAAAAAGAAAAAATTGATAAAGTAATAGAAGAAATTTCAAAAGAAATAGTAGAAAAAATTATTCCTAAGGAGAAAGCAGCATGA
- a CDS encoding methylthioribulose 1-phosphate dehydratase — protein MPYRLYQEEKQKAVNVLNDIKVKLYNKGWFPATSGNLSYKLHDNPLYFAITSSGKDKGTVTHEDVIFVDKDANPIEKTKLKPSAETKIHSQVYQRTDAGMVIHIHTVNNNFISEIYFEDGFVPIKNLEMIKALDIWKENAYIEIPIIENFFDLNKLAEEAGKALNPEVPAILIRNHGIYAWGRNEFEAKRHIEAFEFMFEYMKDLILFKGSKNIF, from the coding sequence ATGCCATATAGACTTTATCAAGAAGAAAAACAAAAAGCTGTAAATGTATTAAATGATATAAAAGTAAAACTTTATAATAAAGGTTGGTTCCCTGCAACAAGTGGGAATCTTTCCTATAAACTTCATGATAACCCTCTATATTTTGCAATTACAAGTAGTGGAAAAGACAAAGGAACTGTGACCCATGAAGATGTTATATTTGTTGATAAAGATGCAAATCCAATAGAAAAAACAAAGTTAAAACCTTCGGCCGAAACAAAAATACATTCTCAAGTTTATCAAAGAACAGATGCGGGAATGGTTATCCATATTCATACTGTCAATAATAATTTTATATCTGAAATTTATTTTGAAGATGGTTTTGTACCTATTAAAAACTTAGAAATGATAAAAGCCCTTGATATATGGAAAGAAAATGCTTATATAGAAATTCCAATTATTGAAAACTTTTTTGATTTAAATAAACTTGCAGAAGAAGCTGGAAAAGCTTTAAATCCAGAGGTGCCAGCTATTTTAATAAGAAATCACGGTATTTATGCTTGGGGAAGGAATGAGTTTGAAGCAAAAAGACATATAGAAGCTTTTGAATTTATGTTTGAATATATGAAAGATTTAATACTTTTTAAAGGTAGTAAAAATATTTTTTAA
- a CDS encoding 1,2-dihydroxy-3-keto-5-methylthiopentene dioxygenase: MPRLVFRNSGKVVEDINEIKSFLDKYGVLYERWGVDRLPQNLIENYELTEEEQKAIIDAYKEELERLKKEKGYITEDIVVLSEKTPNLENLLEKFKKEHHHVDDEVRFVVHGSGVFPLKLDGEIVEVWIEAGDLIVVPAGTRHWFELDENRKIKCIRVFKTPAGWEAIYDENCKATMKD, from the coding sequence ATGCCAAGGCTTGTATTTAGAAACTCAGGAAAAGTTGTTGAGGATATAAATGAAATAAAATCATTTTTAGACAAGTATGGAGTTTTATATGAAAGATGGGGAGTTGATAGACTTCCACAAAATTTAATTGAAAATTATGAATTAACAGAAGAAGAACAAAAAGCAATAATAGACGCTTATAAAGAAGAACTTGAAAGATTGAAAAAAGAAAAAGGATATATTACAGAAGATATAGTAGTATTATCTGAAAAAACACCTAATCTTGAAAACTTATTAGAAAAATTTAAAAAAGAACATCATCATGTAGATGATGAAGTTAGATTTGTAGTACATGGTAGTGGAGTATTTCCTTTAAAGCTGGATGGAGAAATTGTGGAAGTATGGATTGAGGCAGGAGATTTAATAGTAGTACCAGCTGGTACAAGACATTGGTTTGAACTTGATGAAAATAGAAAAATAAAATGTATAAGAGTGTTTAAGACACCTGCAGGCTGGGAAGCTATATATGATGAAAACTGCAAAGCAACAATGAAAGATTAA